A window from Purpureocillium takamizusanense chromosome 3, complete sequence encodes these proteins:
- a CDS encoding uncharacterized protein (EggNog:ENOG503NZ69~COG:D): MVVPTTAAHGLIMSLPPWQLSLRRLSATKPVFLRLQTLPFSVSVPRDVRQRPGAVRRAQHASVGEALSPLYAGEAPLEGRVSAEADKSPTAVATKLRGKPRPKQRDDGSSHGAQPRKAPQQPTASPTSEAQASAAAALERAVAQIPADSRSLATYKLIRHSASEPLTVKSSRAEVHQLAAAERFFDRHPCQLLYSAASASPRQHAPNAHIPEVAILGASNVGKSSFLNALVGRTRGRGGVAHVSQRPGRTTLMNVFGVGPRPKIPASLVKKGAAPPRHSLILVDTPGYGYRSQASWGEAVTGYIRGRHMLRGAVLLLSSEKGRLLPEDEWLLRTLAEANTRTLVVLTKADKGRHENWPARCGAMADTLLRVLRNMNKSVGGGWRTATGATGDVFITAAGMDTTGKLGNGAGMGGVRAAILEMAGYTLQDKVAKKDEAVTYTGPIVSFDDIPGQ, from the coding sequence ATGGTCGTACCAACCACGGCGGCTCATGGACTCATAATGTCGCTGCCACCGTGGCAGCTCTCCCTACGCAGGCTGTCCGCGACGAAGCCGGTCTTTCTGCGCCTCCAGACGCTCCCCTTCTCTGTCTCGGTCCCGCGCGAtgtccgccagcgcccgggTGCGGTTCGACGGGCTCAGCACGCATCTGTAGGGGAGGCTCTTTCCCCTCTGTACGCAGGTGAAGCGCCGCTAGAAGGGCGAGTCTCGGCCGAAGCCGACAAGTCACCCACCGCTGTCGCGACGAAGCTCAGGGGAAAGCCTCGGCCGAAGCAACGGGACGACGGAtccagccacggcgcgcaACCGCGCAAGGCACCACAGCAGCCGACTGCCTCCCCAACTTCGGAGGCGCAGgcatcagccgccgccgccctcgagcgtgcAGTCGCCCAGATCCCCGCCGACTCCCGCTCCCTCGCCACTTACAAGCTCATCCGGCACTCCGCCTCCGAGCCCCTGACAGTGAAGTCCTCCCGCGCCGAAGTCCATCaacttgccgccgccgagcgcttCTTCGATCGGCACCCCTGCCAGCTCCTCTACTCTGCCGCGTCCGCCTCCCCGCGCCAGCACGCCCCCAACGCGCACATCCCCGAGGtggccatcctcggcgcctccAATGTCGGCAAGTCGTCCTTTCtcaacgccctcgtcgggcgaacccgcggccgcggcggcgtcgcgcacgtCAGCCAGCGCCCCGGTCGCACCACCCTGATGAACgtcttcggcgtcggcccGCGGCCCAAGATCCCCGCCTCGCTCGTGAAGaagggcgccgccccgccgcgccacagcctcatcctcgtcgacacTCCCGGGTACGGGTACAGGAGCCAGGCGAGCTGGGGCGAGGCCGTGACGGGCTACATCCGTGGCCGCCACATGCTGCGCGGCGCAGTGCTGCTCCTCTCGTCGGAAAAGGGCAGGCTCCTCCCTGAGGACGAGTGGCTGCTGAggacgctggccgaggccaacaCGCGTACGCTTGTCGTATTGACCAAGGCGGATAAGGGGCGGCACGAAAACTGGCCCGCGAGgtgcggcgccatggccgataCGCTGCTACGGGTACTGCGCAACATGAACAAGTCAGTCGGAGGAGGGTGGAGgacggccacgggcgcgACGGGAGATGTTTTCATCACGGCGGCAGGCATGGACACGACGGGCAAGCTAGGCAACGGTGCGGGCATGGGAGGTGTCCGAGCGGCGATTCTGGAAATGGCTGGCTACACGTTGCAGGACAAGGTGGCCAAaaaggacgaggcggtcaCGTATACGGGCCCGATAGTCTCTTTTGATGACATTCCGGGGCAGTAG
- a CDS encoding uncharacterized protein (EggNog:ENOG503P02U~COG:A): MAVSLAELDAHEQPSDEMRAEWKSFSKQEPEALMQHPRIDDPRLPLERSGFRQTAPIKREQLQQAFSDLDPEFVNLAREDAPVLFHPLLPGLLIVPSLVPAPIQIALLDRMLHRDLNNPVHQTNMHLHYTLPYPEPASSPSPPSRPSCSSPSLNHSSSSSQPAAPASQPPLPASFFSLPPNAPGTFTPKDPTVHKPLSARQVLQRRLHWVTLGGQYDWTNRVYPDAPPPAFPPDLAAFLEGLFPQTYAQAAIVNFYSPGDTMMMHRDVSEETDRGLVSLSFGCDCLFMIAPNDTSASSSSTKAQPETEGTKIARGEVLDDDNGAGDGAHGAATHHAETNEKKYLLLRLRSGDAIYMTKESRYAWHGVPKVLRGTCPDYLDSWPAQADGKYAEWEGWMKNKRINLNVRQMRD; this comes from the exons ATGGCTGTcagcctcgccgagctcgacgcccatGAGCAGCCCTCGGACGAGATGCGCGCCGAGTGGAAGTCTTTTTCCAAGCAGGAGCCCGAGGCCCTCATGCAACACCCACGCATCGACGATCCTCGACTGCCGCTCGAAAGATCTGGCTTCCGACAGACGGCCCCCATCAAGCGAGAGCAGCTTCAGCAGGCGTTTTCAGACTTAGATCCCGAGTTTGTGAACCTCGCGCGGGAGGATGCGCCCGTCTTGTTCCACCCTTTGCTACCGG GCCTGCTCATAGTACCGTCGCTCGTGCCGGCGCCCATTCAGATCGCTCTGCTGGATAGGATGCTGCACCGCGATCTGAACAACCCGGTGCATCAGACCAACATGCATCTGCACTACACCCTCCCCTACCCAGAACCCGcctcgtcaccatcgccaccatcacGCCCGTCTTGTTCCTCCCCATCCCTCAATCattcctcttcctcctcacaGCCAGCGGCACCGGCATCACAACCACCACTCCCCGCATCAttcttctccctccctcccaacGCGCCCGGCACGTTCACGCCCAAGGATCCTACCGTGCACAAGCCCCTCTCCGCGCGGCAAGTCctccagcggcggctgcactGGGTCACCCTCGGCGGGCAGTACGACTGGACCAACCGCGTGTACCCGgacgcaccgccgccggccttccCGCCCGACCTGGCCGCCTTCCTGGAGGGCCTCTTCCCGCAGACGTACGCCCAGGCGGCCATTGTCAACTTCTACTCCCCCGGCGACACCATGATGATGCACCGCGACGTtagcgaggagacggaccgCGGGCTTGTGAGCTTGAGTTTTGGCTGTGACTGTTTGTTTATGATTGCTCCCAACGATacgtccgcctcctcctcgtcgacgaaggCGCAACCGGAGACGGAGGGTACGAAGATCGCGCGTGGTGAAGTGCTGGATGATGACAATGGTGCTGGCGACGGTGCGCATGGAGCTGCTACTCACCACGCAGAGACGAACGAGAAAAAGTACCTGCTCCTTAGGCTGCGCTCTGGTGACGCCATATATATGACGAAAGAGTCGCGGTACGCCTGGCACGGCGTGCCCAAGGTGCTCAGGGGCACGTGCCCCGACTACCTGGACAGCTGGCCCGCCCAGGCTGACGGGAAGTACGCCGAATGGGAGGGTTGGATGAAGAACAAGAGGATTAATCTCAATGTCAGGCAGATGAGAGACTAA